In Leishmania donovani BPK282A1 complete genome, chromosome 19, the sequence GAACGGTTATCTTCGTAGCTGCACCACTCTTCCACAAGCACATgcatacgcgcacgcacgacaCTCACATGAGCGATGGGCGGTCCTTCTGGTTTTCTGACCTCCTGCGCCATGGCAGCCATGAGAAGAGTGAGTTGAGAGGTGGTGGCCActccgacagcagcgacagcagtgACCGAGCGACGGAAGTCTTTTACGATCATCAATCCGGCCTGCCGCAACATGAGCCAACAGGCCCCTCCACCGCTCGAAGCGGCGACAGTCTTGCCCACCAGTCTCTCCGGCTCATCCCGGGGggccagcaacagcagcagcagcagccaccaaCCAAGCAAGTGCCCTCTGCGTCTCCGACTTCCTCCCTAGATGACGCGCGTAAAGGCAGCGTTGACAGCTTCCCTGCCAGCACCTTTGCCTCAACGGCGTCGGGTGCAACGTCGTCCGCGTTGGTTGGCACGGTGGATGAGGCGGTGGTCACGATGGACCACGCCGTCCGTGTTCCGTCTGCCCTGCGTGGTGCTGGTCGCCGAACCATGTTCGACGTTCTCGTCGACGTCGCagcacgacagcgacgacaggAACAGCGGCAGTCGCAACCGCAGGAGTCTGCGGAGGGTAAGAGCCTCGCCAGCAAACCtagcaccaccaccagagaTGCTcaggtgctggcgccgcacCCGTCCGGTaccgcagcgtcgtcgctggtcgtcgcctcctctgcgcgAGAAGTGACGTATCAGATGCTCTTTCCTCGAGCTGCagttgctgcggctgcggcgcgcatGTCTTCATCGGGCCCGACTACTCCCCCCGCGGTGGGCTCGACGCGAGAGCTGGGCAAGGCATACACCCttgcggcagctcctccagctgctgcatctgcgGCGGAGCCGCCTTCGCCGAGCAGAAGCGAGCGCATACACAGGTACACCTCGCCAGTCTCTCACCGTTCGCCTCCACTgtcctctccgccgccgcctgagCGGGCGAAGCCGGACCGCCGCCTGCGTCATCTTCTGCCAGCGCACTTGCGCGGCTGCCCAGCTGCGTCGCAGAGCGCCGATGACAACTCACACAGGCACCAGCTGCAgacagcgcggcagcacgagGCCAACTGCCCGCCGGCTCGGCATGCAGGTCATCGCGCCGAAGTTTCGGCTCTGGATGTGTCGGATATctccagcatcagcagctgcagcgaagACGATACTGCAACGCCTGGCATGCGACATCCGCCGCCTCACCGAGGAACGAGGCGAAATGCGGCCGAACCCTCAGCTGCCGCGTCTACGTCGCATCCGCAGGCGCCAACAGCGGTCGCACGGCCGACACTGCTTTCCAGGCTCatcgacggtggcgccgaaGAACTCGTGCGCCTCAGCCACCACCGTGAGGGACGCGACCGAGGAGAGCCAGATCGGCCGCAAGGGGCGGCCAAAGAACCAAAAACGAGGtgggcgctgctggagcacgtGCTCATGGGAACGgccggggcggcggcgtcatcaTCGCACGCAGGCAGGCCGAAACTTGCGGGtgaccgccaccgccgcaggcgCAGCCGACACCATCGTGTAGGTCGTACCACTAACAGTGGCAGCTCAGAGAGGAGCACAACACACAGCAGGACCACCGACGCCTCTGCATCAGACCCGGACAGCACGAGCAGCCGCGGAGAAGACTTCGGGCacgatggtggcggtgttgtCGATCTCCGCAGGGACCTCGACGACGAAGTGCCGCAGTGGGTGAGGCAGCACGAAGCCGCCCGCGAACGCCTCGCCcagttgcagcagcagcagcagcagttctCCTGGGCTTCACCGACATTCAGCAACGCGCACATGCTCGCCACCGCGCgagtggcggcagcggacaaGGCCCGGGCGCAGGTGGCGACgactgcggcagcatcgcagGCGTTCTTCGGCAAACCGCGGATTTTCTATCCTTCGtcgatggcgcggcgcacgccgaGTGCGGCGTCATACGCGGCTAGCGGACTCGCAGGTGGTGTGGCTGCTTGGTCGACTGTGAGTGACGTGGGCCGAGGCCGGCACGACACCCGAAGCGCGCTCACTGCAGTAGCGACTGCCGCCGGTGTGCCGCGATCCCTGCTCGCGTTTTggaaggaaggaaagcgcctgctgaagcagcgctCCTCCAAcgcgacagcggtggccgTGGTCGAGTACTTGTGGCAGCGCTTTCAGGCGTGGAAGCCGTGTGGGTTGCGGCTGTTGCATCGGCTGCACAGCGGCTTCTGCTCCTGtgaagctgcagcaccgccagcgggGTCGTCCCTGTCGCGTGCCGAGCACGAGAGTGGTCCCGGCCGCCTCCTGGTGAACCCGGCGTGCGATGATGCTGTGGAAGATGCCGGCGGGCCCATCGAAGACATATCgggcaccaccagcagcgatgacgacggaGGCCACGCCTCTGCCGTGCAGAGCAAACCGGCACGGAAACCACGCAGAGTCAGCAAGCAGGCATCGCCGCAGAGGCGTTCACGCGGCACCACCGGTGGAGGTAGCGACGCAACGGACGGGGCAAGCGCACAAAACAAAGACGAAGGGAAAGcaggcgatgctgccgcagccgtcgccgccgccgaggcgggcggcggcagtgacgaGGGTATCGAGCTGCAGATGAAGGTGCGCTACATGGAGTCCGCCTTCAACGTCGTGGCCGTGCATGGTGAGCTCACCTATGCGAGCGAaggcgcctgcgcgcgtCTGGGACTTGCTtatcctcttcctccctcccctccctgctGGTCACCACGCATCAGCGGTCGTGCAGACGACGCTGAAACGACGCCAGCAGAGCAACAGCGACGGTGGACGTTCCTCGTTCCGGAGCCGGCGCTCACGcaggtgccggtgctgctgcaggagtaCCTCTACCTCGCGCCACCCTACACCGTCCTTCGCGAGGTGCAGACTGTCCTCTCCAGCTATAACTTCACAAcagacgcgctgctgcggcaacaCGCGGCGGAGGAAAAAGCCGCTCAAGAAGaaaggcagcgacggcgcgcgcTCGACGCGTCCAACGTAGCcggtgtggcggcgcagaagaCGAACGCATCGTTGACGACGGCTGCAGTAGCGggtcgcgcagcggccgaTGCCTTTTTGGAGGGGCACATTCTAGACCGTGGCGACGGAGAGTCTGGTGGTCGTCAACGTGGGGTTAGCCCGACCCGCAGCGGATCGCTGCGCaacagcgctgccgcgagTGCACCCACCCGCTGGTGGGCAGCGCTGGAGGGGAACGACGAGACCTCTGTCGTCCGCGAAGCCGCCTCGATCCACACACGGGCACCGGCTGACCATGCAGACGCTCCCGTAGCGAATCGCTCCCCAACATCCTTGCGCCGAGAGTTCGGTGGTGAGCCGGTGAACCTCGGCCCGACACGCCCGGGTcgggcgacgccgctgaagCACCCCCAACGCCGGCAGTGGCCcgtggaggacgaggaggacaccCACCTGCGAATCCAGTCAGCTGACGGCGTGGAAGGCCACACCCCAACCGCAGTGAggcagtgcggcagcggttgTGCGGGAGCGTCCCCAGAGCCGCACCAGCCACCCGTCTCTCGcttcccaccaccactaccaccgccactgAGCGATGCCGAAAATGGGTGTGACGCCGTCAACGATGAGGCACAGTGGCTACAAGGCGTCCCGTCCGAACAGCCAACCGTGTCCCCGTCCTATGTACGCGCGAGTACCGCCAGCGTCAACTCGATTTCCATCGACGGGTTCTACGACCCGCTCGCGATGCCCGCACTGCCGACAACGGGCGCCAAGAGGGGGATAGCGGCAGCGTGGGGCGCCAACGAAAGGCgaggtgacggtggcggcagcggcacgaaCGGGTtggccatcgccaccgcagACGTGACGACGGTGCTCACCAGAGAATCGAGGCACGGCGCTGGCCGTGAGTTTGTGCCAGAGGACGCGTTGGAGCGCGGACTCGCTGCGGGGCCTCGGCAACTGCCGATCCCGCCTCAGATGACCGCGCGTCCGAGCAACAGCCTCCGCTCGCCCGGAGAAGTCGAGCCAGCTGCCGGTGTGTTTGGCGCTGTTGTCGGGGAGGATGCTCGGGGCCGTGGTGGCAACGCGCTCTCCAATGAAATGTCTACcgtgacagcagcagccatctCGGCGGACCCGTTGATGGATCATCGCGTTGGGGGTGGCTTCCCGCGCGGCCCGACAGCTGACTGGGACATCCCTGTCGAGGTCCTCTTTGCgctgagcggcggcagcggtcaATGGCGGGAACGATCTGAACAGCCTTTGCGACAtacgcggcggcaccgcgatGCCGAAGTCGGCAGTGTAAGAAAGGAAGATGAAGATGACGATGACGGAGCTCCTGTGGTGCAGCAAGGCCTCGCAGGTGCCCGTAGCCAGGCCATCACTTCTGCACGGTTCGCGCAAAAGCcagtgcacgcgcacaagcgccACCGACACGAAACCCGCACGAGCGACGGCGCCTTCGAATTTACCGCGCGTGGTGGGGCGTCCAGTGCGTTgggcagtgccgctgcgtcgcagcTCGCCTCGCAGAGGATCCCGCCGAGCGCAACCTTTTCGTTTCCGACCCCGCGTTGGCGATCCGCGTCCGCTGCGTCTTCGCTCGTCtcatctgcagcgccgtcatccAGTAGTCCTTCTTCTTTGTCAGAGCCGGAGGACggggacgacgacggtgtgaaaggcggcggcactgcccATGCAGCCCGGAAACCGTGCTGGAAGGTGAACGTGAATGGAGCAGTACGCTGGCCGCGTCATGGTACTCGTCGCAGTGAACGCGATGGAGTCTTCGTCagacgccagcagcagcagcaagagcggTGGATCCGCGAGCTCTGGGGCCGCGGGAAGCAGAACAGCGAACCCTCCGtctcgcctgctgcgccatccTCTGTCTCTGCACCGGCTCATGCGCTGGCCGGCCCCTCTCCATGCAgccagcatcagcagcagacaTCGCAGTGGCACAGGCAAGCTATAATGTGCACATCAAAGCCTCTCTCCTCGGCTGTTGATGCATCGATATCGGCGATGCGTGCGGCGAGCGCTTCCGCCAGAGCGGCGCCAATAACGAGCGAAAcgggcggcaacgccgcgaTGAACTCTGCGCCACGATCTTCGCCGCTCCCAGACGAGGATAGTGCCGCCATCGCATCGCACGCTGACCCTCTGACGAGCCTCAGCTCTCTGGAGGCGATTGTCCGTGGTGTTCCAAGCGTGCCAGTGCTGCACCAAGCCGAGGATGCAGACGCGAGTACCGCCACAGCAAGCTTCTTCGCTCTGGAAGACGTTTACTTGAGCGATACTGATTGACAGCGTTGCACGAGCGCGGGGCGCATATACAGATATACATCCAGAGAAGCCTGCCGACatccgcgcgcgcgtgcgatagagagagggagggggaagggtatgcgtatgtgtctacccctctccctccactcTATCTGCATCGGCGCATCCAGCGTGCGGCACACTTCTCAGTCGTCTTGGTGCCCTTCTgtctgctgctcttctcttcatgtatatatatatatatgtgtgtgtgtgttgggcCTGGCGGCCCTCCCCACAACCACCCCCTCTTGCTGCGGCTACGCGCATAAGCGCGACAACCGAAGAAGGGCAGGAAAAATCGTGGCGCacaagagaaagacagaaggggaggagggcagctTAGACCGCGCTGCGCATAGATGTTCGAGAGggcgatgctgccggcgtGCACGTCCCACACGCGCGTCTCGATTCCTCTCCGCCAGCAAAGAGACATGCCTGCTCACGCGGCGCATGGGAAGGGTCGCCGGCATATGGAACGCCGCGTCAGTGTCGCTTTTTCCGTTGGagccaccctccccctcgcacGCTCTTCTCGCTGAGCTCAGCGAGTCCGAAGGCGACTGGAAGAACGCCAAAAGTCAATGATGCGGCTCTCTGCTAGTAGCCACGGAAACCCACTCGCTCAtgcatacacgcgcgcacatagATGTCGAATGGGCGGCACAGATCAGCAACAACAACCGTCACCTGCGCACCGgcacgcccctccccctctttcccccttccaacttcgccttctctcttcgcccgTCGTTTCTATCCTCCTTacctgtgtgtgcatgtgtgtgtgtgtgtgtgtgtgtccaaACATCTACTCACGAGCCAACGCGGATATCGAAGCTCCGTAGCGCACTCGCTCTCTAGTTTTCTTGTCGGTCATACCACGCTCGTGCGTTCGCTCGCTTGTTCGGAGCGCTCTCTTCTTGTATTCGCATCCGCAGACTCCACAtacagcacacacgcgccatGGCGAACGGTGTGACGGCCAACAGCATGCGAGTGACGGCGAAGCCGCCAGACCTCGGCTCCTTTCCGCTCGATCACTACCGTGAGTGCAAGAGCGAGATCGAGAAGTACTATGCTTGCTTGAAGGAAAACAACTACATGACGCCCATGTGCCGCGATCCGGTTCGCGAGTACCTCGAGTGCCGCATGGACCGTGGGCTCATGAAGAAGACCGATGTGAAGAGCTTCGGCATTCCGGAGACGGAGTTTGTGCCGACgaagcagcaccgcatcGACTTGAAGGAGCAGTGGTTGCGACAGAAAATGAACCAGATAGGCGTGGTCGGGGTGGAGAACTACATACGCGATGACCTGGATACGCCGGACGGGTAtgagaaggagaagggggccTGAGTAGatcacccctccccctccactccaggcggagcaggagaggTGGTCAGAGAGGTTAGCGGGAGGggagcgcgcacacgtggaTACGGCCGCTTTGAGCAGATGTGGACCCCACGAGAAGCAACGCGCTGGGgtttttttctctcctgcTCTCGCATCGTtgctcccttccctcccccttcatCCCTCCTGGCCCTGGCCCCGGCCCCGGCCCTTCCTCACCGACGGCCGGCATTTTGTTGGCTGCCGTCCATTTTGCgtctttcgtttttgttgtCACTGCTCTCGTGCCTCGCTCGTCGGAGCTGCGCAGGCTGTCGCCCTGTCgttgtgtgcctgtgtggaCTGTAGATGTCCTTGTCTCGTTTTCGCTCGTAGTCGGTGTAGCCCCGTGACGGCATGGGGGAGCACACCTCTCCGTGCGTGctatctcagggtccagtgcccacccacccccctcgCAACTCGCTGTGCTGGaaagccaagcagcaccccgatccccatcccctgccaagtgccgagccgcttctgctggtGACAGGGGGGTTAGTGTTGGGTGCAGGGGCCGCGCTCAGGTCACCGAGCTGGCGCCTTGCCGTAAACGCGTGTGTCTCCTGCCGcctcgcaccacgcggatggggcctgtggcaggggcCGAGTGGTGGGGAATGGGATGCGGAGTGGCGTTGGGCCTCGCGTTGCATGGCCGAGAGATAGAGAGCGTGGACACAAGTTGGAATGCGTATGCGAGGGTGCTTGGGCGCACTGCCACTTGGTCCTCTGGCTGGCGCGTGTCCgtcttcccccccccgcctctctctctctctctctggccCTACTCGTTCTCTGTCGATTGCTGCCTGTTTAGCTCCATCACACAGATCACGTCACACGTTTTGGCTCCGCAAGGCACACCGAAAAGGGGGGCTGGTGTCcgcggcgtctgcgcaaTGTTCGTCGAGGCGGATCACATGCATTGGTGCAGCGGAGCTGCGTCTTATGCATGACCCTCCCAGGCGGggctcccctcccctcccactgCCATCCCCCTGTGCCCTCGCTTCGCTTGTGATTTTCTTTGTATTTGCTTTTCTGCTGCTCGTTTTTCGGATGATCGCGTTGCTTAACGCTCCTCTTAGCGCCccgtctccccctccccggcTTCTCCTCAATTCTCACACTATATATGCCGTTTCGTGCAGCGCCCATCCACACCCCAGGCCACACGCACGAGCAGCTGAGAGAgcgagctggcgctgcagctgcctaGCAGGGCACAGCGAGCACCGCTGTTGTCCGACGACATGAACTGTGTTTGAAGGGAAgtaacgagagagagagagaatgcCAGTAGCTGCTTCGATGGCCGGCACACCGGTGGTTCTGGATAACGGGACGGGCAACGTTAGATGCGGCTGTGCCGGCGTCTctccgttgccgctgctcctctgcccCACCGTCCTGGGCCGACCGACGATGCAAGCCGTCACCCCACTCTCGCGCATCGCAGACTCGCCTGCGGCCTCGCTATCATCTTCTCACTTCGCGAAATCCTCCCTGTGCACGTCAGTGTTCAAGGggctgacggcggtgcgtggCCTGGAAAGCATGCGTCTCCATCGAGCACAGCCTCTTGAAAAGAAAGCCCTGTGCGGGGACGACCTTGCGGCGACGGGGGCGCTCGCCATGGTGGAGCTGACGTATCCGATGCGCAACGGCGTGGTTCACAACATGGACGCCATGCAGGTGATCTGGGACTACGCCTTGTGCgagcggctgccggcgctggtggGGCCGTCTGGTGGGAGCACAGCCCGATGGCGGTACGAAGACGGCCTCGCGTGGCTGCAGGACAGGCCCTTGCAGCTGAGCGAGCCACCGAATATGTCGCTTCGACAGCGATGTGACCTTCTTGGGCTGTTCTTCGAAAAATACGGCCTTTCAGCGATTcagacggtgcagcagggaATCCTGTCGCTCTTCGCGAACGGCACCGAGcgtggcgtcgtcgtcgagtGCGGCGAGGGGCTCTCCCACTGTACGCCGGTGTTCGACGGATTCGTGCTGGCGACTGCACAGCGCCTCGTTGACGTGGCTGGTCGCGCGGTGACGGAGCGCCTTGGGCAGGTCCTGGggcatcagcagccgcatcgaCGGTACCAGCGTCGTGTGCCAACAGGGTCTGATATAGGCGCAATGTCGCATGCGTCTTGGCTCTTCAATGACATGAACACACTCCGACAGATTAAGGAGCATTACTGCTTTGTTGCACACCGGAGGAACGGCCTGGAGGATCGGCTGACGCGGGAGACGAGCGCTCTGCACCGCGATTGTGTGCTTCCGGACGGCACCTCCTGCCGCCTGGGGCCCGAGCGGTTCGCCGCGCCAGAGGTTCTCTTCAACCCGCAAGAGATCGACCACGAGTGTGACGGCATTGCCACGGCGCTGTGGAAGTCGATCGAggccgccgacatcgacGTGCGTGCTGCCCTCTATGAGAACATCATCCTCTCCGGAGGATCCACCTTGCTGCCAGGCTTTggggcgcggctgcagaggGAGATGAAATCCTTCTACTTGACGGAGAAGCTAAACGGCGACCCGGCACGCATGGCTCGGTGCCCGATCCGGGTAAAGGAGCCGCAACGGCGGCAACACATGGTATACATGGGCGGTGCCCTCCTTGCAGAGCTATCGCAGGATCAGCCAGAGAGGTGGCTGTCGCGGAGCGCCTACGAGGAAGGCGGCACCTCTGCGATCATCGCTCGCTACCATGGAGCAAACTGATCGAGCGTCGATTTGTGCGCTCGTTGttgccgcgccggcggcattTTATCCGTCGACTTGTTGGCcaacggcgctgcagagaagagcggcagcacatGCATCGCTCTTTGTTGATTTTTTCGTGTTCTCTGATGACCGGAGGATACCCTCACCCTCAaatctcagggtccagtgcccacccacccaccccctcgcaACTCGCTGTGCTGGaaagccaagcagcaccccgatccccatcccctgccaagtgccgagccgcttctgctggtGACAGGGGGGTTAGTGCTGGGTGCAGGGGCCGCGCTCAGGTCACCGAGCTGGCGCCTTGCCGTAAACGCGT encodes:
- a CDS encoding actin-related protein 2, putative yields the protein MRLHRAQPLEKKALCGDDLAATGALAMVELTYPMRNGVVHNMDAMQVIWDYALCERLPALVGPSGGSTARWRYEDGLAWLQDRPLQLSEPPNMSLRQRCDLLGLFFEKYGLSAIQTVQQGILSLFANGTERGVVVECGEGLSHCTPVFDGFVLATAQRLVDVAGRAVTERLGQVLGHQQPHRRYQRRVPTGSDIGAMSHASWLFNDMNTLRQIKEHYCFVAHRRNGLEDRLTRETSALHRDCVLPDGTSCRLGPERFAAPEVLFNPQEIDHECDGIATALWKSIEAADIDVRAALYENIILSGGSTLLPGFGARLQREMKSFYLTEKLNGDPARMARCPIRVKEPQRRQHMVYMGGALLAELSQDQPERWLSRSAYEEGGTSAIIARYHGAN